The sequence GATAAAATCTATAACACTAAACTTATATTTGAATTTTTGGAACTGCCCTTAATAATGTTATCGTTTGAATCACAAGTTTTTGCCGAAGGATTTCAAATTAACCAACAGGGAGCAAAAGCAATGGGTATGGGTGGCGCATTCACTGCACAAGCAAACGACCCCTCTGCAATATTTTTCAATCCTGCAGGATTGGGATTCCAAAAAGGGATGAAAGTGATGGTAGGAACGACATTAATATTTCCTTCAACTAATTTTACGAGTCCTGCCCCATATTCCAAAAAAACGAAAATGAAAAGCCAGATATTTTATCCAAGTAATTTTTATGGAACTTACGGAATGGATAACGGTTTTGTTTTGGGACTGGGTGTTTTTAAGCCTTTTGGATTTGGAACAGAGTGGGATAAAGATTGGGAAGGAAACTACTTGGCTGTAAAAACCGACTTGCAAACAGTTTTCATTAATCCAACGATTTCATTTAAAGTGAACGAACAATTGTCTATTGCTCTTGGTGTGAGTTACGTTTCAGCGGATGTGAAAATTCCACTCGCAGTCCCAAGCGATCGTCAACTGGACTCCCCATCCATAACAACTTTTTATCGGACCGGAGAGCTTGAAGCATCTGGAAGTGGTGTTAATATTAATTTCGGGTATTTACTTAAACCGTCCGACGAACTTTCGGTTGGGTTGTCATATCGGCACACAACCAAACTTGATTTAAAAGGCAAGGCAAAAATTACAGAATTACCTACAGAATATGATGGCGAAACAACCATTACGTTACCCTCCAACATTTCTGCTGCAATCGCCTATGTTGTGATACCTGATTTAACTGTTGAAGCAGGTTTGCAGTATGTAATGTGGGAAAGTTATAGCACTTTAGATTTAAATATTAAAGATTGGAAAAATGTATTTTTATTCCGTCTCGGCGGTGAATATCGTTACGAACAATTTGCTTTTCGTGCCGGTTATGTTTACGATAAAACCCCTCAGCCTGATAAATCGGTTGAACCGATGTTGCCCGATGCCAATCGGAATACATTTGCATTTGGTGTCGGTTATAAACTTACCGATGCACTTAATTTAGATTTTGCATATCAATATGTTATGTTCGCCGACAGAACCGTTACATCCCCTATAAATTTATTCCCCGGAACTTATAAAAGTTCTTCGAACCTTTTTGGTATTAGTGTAAGTCACCAGTTTTAGCAAACAAAGTGCGAGGTTTAGATAATATTTGAATCTTACTTGACTTTTAAAAAATATTTGGTTAATATAACACGTCAAAAATGTGTTCTTAAATAACAATATCATTAACAAATCATGGAGACATCTATGAAAAAATTTATTAACATTTCGTTCTTATTTGCTTTTGTAGTTTTGTTTGTCACTACCCAATATTTATTTGCTGGTGGTTTTCAAATAAACGAACACGGTGCAAAAGCTATGGGAATGGGGGGTGCATTCACCGGTCTGGCTTCTGATCCCTCAGCAATATTTTTTAATCCGGCCGGTTTGAGTTTTCAAAAAGGTGCTAATATTATGCTTGGCACTACACTAATATTTCCATCGACAACATTTACACCAAAAGGCTCGACTCAAGATGCGAAAATGAAAAGTCAAATATTTTACCCATCTAATATCTACGGGACATATACCATGGATGATGGCTTAGCATTTGGTATCGGAGTTTATAATCCTTATGGATTAGGCACTGTATGGGATAAAGATTGGGTCGGAAGTAGAATTGCTACAAAGACTGAACTCCAAACATTTTTTATTAATCCATCTGTCTCATATAAATTTAATGAACAATTATCATTTGGAATCGGTGTGAGCTATGTTTTAGCTAATGTAGAATTATCATTTCGAGTTCCAACCTTTCGTACTCTACTTCCTCCAACACCCTCAACAACAGACGGAACAGCTTCACTTGAAGCTGATGGTAATGGAATTAACTTCAATGCAGGAATAATTTATCGACCATTTGATAACTTGATGCTCGGTCTTGCCTATCGGCATTCAACAAAATTAGAACTTGAAGGAACAGCAAAATTTACTGATATGAATGCATTACAATCTTTCTTTCCCGGTGGAGATGGAAGTACAGAGATAACATTGCCGTTAAACCTTACATTTGGTGCTGCTATTGATGTCACGAAAGAATTAACTGTATCGACAGATATACAATTTATCGGCTGGTCGTCTTATGATTCTTTAGTGGTAAAAATTACTGAAGGACCAGCGTCACCTCTCGGTGTACTTCAAAAAGGTAGCACATCAATAAAGGATTGGAAGAATGCTTTTATTTTAAGATGGGGTGTTGAATACAGATTCGAAAATTGGTCACTTCGAGGTGGACTTGTATTTGACGTTACACCGCAGCCACTGCACAAAACTGAACCAATGCTCCCCGATGGAAACAGAGGTGAAGCAATGTTGGGTATAGGTTATAATATTACTGAAAACATTATGATCGATGCTGCATATCAATTTATAAAATTAGAGCAAAGGGCTGTTGTTTATTCAGATATTAATTTCCTCGGAACCTATAAAAGCGACGCCCATTTATTTGGTATAAACGTAGGATATAAATTCTAATTTAAAATTTTATTTTATCAATCCCATCTGATTTTTTGAACAGATGGGATTTTTTTTTATATTCATTCAACAATTACGAGAAAAATTGCTTTGTCGAATGAAAAAGAACCTTTAGTGAATCTTCAGTTAGCCAACGAGCATGGTTTAACTGAGGATGAGTATAATCGTATTCTCGAAATATTAGGAAGGACTCCAACATACACCGAACTTGGTGTTTTTAGTGTAATGTGGAGTGAGCATTGCTCATATAAAAATTCAATTGCATTATTGAAAACTTTACCTAGAAGTGGAGAGCGACTTTTGGTGAGTGCCGGCGAAGAAAACGCAGGTTTAGTAGATATAGGTGATGGACTTGCTGTAGCATTTAAAATTGAAAGTCATAACCATCCGTCAGCAATCGAACCATATCAAGGTGCAGCAACCGGCGTCGGTGGGATAATGCGTGATATATTCACAATGGGTGCTCGTCCAATAGCAGCTCTCAACTCACTGCGTTTTGGCAATCCAACCGACCCACGTGTAAAATATCTGATTAAAGGGATAGTAAAAGGAATCGGCGATTATGGAAATTGTTTCGGAGTTCCAACTGTGGGGGGTGAAGTTTATTTCGATAAATGTTATACCGAAAATCCTATCGTGAATGCTATGTCTGTAGGAATCGTCAAACACGATTGTATTATGAAAGCGGCAGCAAAAGGAGAGGGGAATTTAGTTATGATTGTCGGTTCAGCTACCGGCAGGGATGGGATTCATGGGGCTACATTTGCATCACAAGAGATTTCGGAAGAATCAGATGAGAAAAGACCCTCAGTGCAGGTAGGCGACCCGTTTACAGAGAAATTGCTATTAGAAGCGACACTTGAAGCTGCTAAAACCGGATACATCATCGGAATCCAAGATATGGGGGCTGCTGGTATTGCATGCTCCACATCAGAAATGAGCGAACGCGGTAAATCAGGTATGGTAATCGACCTGAATAAGGTACCAGCCCGAGAAACCGGTATGAATGCGTATGAAATTATGCTTTCAGAATCGCAAGAGCGTATGTTGGTGGTGATTAAGGAAGGGGGTGAAAAAATAATTCAAGAAATATTTAAAAAATGGGATTTACAAGTTGAAATAATTGGAAACGTGGATAACTCGGCTATCTTGAAAATTTATATGGATGGAATATTAAAGGCTGAAATACCAGCCGAATCGTTAGTTTTAGGAGGGGGTGCTCCTGTCTATTATCGTGAAAGTATTGAACCAAAATATTTATCTGAGACAAAGAATTTTTCTTTCGAAGAAATACCTGAACCGATTGATTACAATGAAACTTTAAAAGAAATGTTGAAATCGCCTAATATTTGTTCAAAAAAGTGGATATATCAGCAATATGACTCTATGGTGAGAACCAATACCATCCCATCTGGGATTACCGATGCAGCTATTATCAGAATCAAAGCTACTAACAAAGCCCTTGCACTAAAGACAGACGGGAACGCTCGTTACGTCTATTTGAACCCTCGTAAAGGAGCAGAAATTGCTGTAGCTGAATCGGCAAGAAATGTTATTTGTTGCGGTGCTAAACCGATTGCTATCACAAATTGCTTGAACTTCGGGAATCCATATAATCCAGAAAATTATTGGCAGTTTAAAGAAGCAGTAGCGGGAATAGGAAACGCTTGCCGTGTACTCGAAACTCCCGTTACAGGCGGTAATGTGAGTTTTTTTAATGAGAGTCCCAATTATTCAGTTTTTCCAACACCTGTTATTGGTATGCTTGGGCTGGTTGAGGATTTAAAGCTAATTACATCGATGGAATTTAAAAATGAATATGATTTGATAGTTTTAATAGGCAAAAATCATGGTGATATATCAGGATCAGAATATCTTAAACATATTCACGGTAAAACAGAGGGTGATGCTCCGTATTTTGATATTAATTACGAAAAAAAAGTGCACACGACTGTATTAGAAGCAATTCACGAAGGAATTGTTGAATCTGCTCACGATGTTAGCGACGGTGGCATTGCAGTAACTTTATCTGAATGCTGTATTGCATCAGATTTAGGTGCTGAAATATTTTTTGAAAGTGCTTACCGATTGGATTTTATTTTATTTGGCGAAGATCAGATGCGAATAGTTATTACAATTGAGGAAGGCAGTTTAGCCAAATTAGAACAAATTGTAAATAAAAATAAAACAGATTATAAGATAATTGGAAAAGTTAAAGGACATAAATTAATAATTAACTCTATCATCGATATACCAGTGAAAGAACTGAGACAAACCTATTACAATACACTAAAAGAAATTCTCGATGGGGAGTAGCATTATAAATCGAATTTATAATAATCCATATTAATAGATTGGGTAAATGAATTACTTTACATAATATTGATTATTAGTAATAGACGTATTCAATGAATTAGCCAGTAATCACATGAATAGCTGCTGGTATCAAACTTATTTTTACTGTATTAACATTATTCCCAACGATTTCTCCATCAGCATGAACAAAAAAATTTTCGTCAGATTTTACTTCAATATTTTGAGCATGTGAAAATTGAACTTCTTTATACTTACCATGCAAACCTTTCAGAACGCTCGGAAACATTTTAAGAATTTTAAAAAAACCAACATGCTCAACATAGCAAACATCAAATTTATTATCATCTAATTTTGCCCCCGGAGTTAAATAAAAACCACCACCGGCACTGACTCCATTTCCGATAGCAATTAAAAAATACTTGCTTTTTAAATGTAATTCATCCAATTTGAATAAAAAATTAGGTGTTTGATATTTCAATAATGCTCGAAATAGTGCGAAAATATATAGTGGCAAGCCTCTAAGTCTCTTAATTTTTGAACTTTCGTAAGCTACCGACGCATCAAAACCAATTCCGATCCCATTTATAAAATATCTCTCGTCATATATCTCCAATTTATCATCTATTTGCCTGTGTGTTATTACTTTACCTACGTCAGCTAAAATGTTCTTATTATTTAAAATAATATCGATTGCATCAATCAAATTATTTGGCATTTTAACTGCTCTTGCAAAATCATTTCCTGAACCTAATGGTATTACTCCAAATCTAATTTTGCTATTCACCATTCCATTCATAACTTCGTTCACCGTCCCGTCTCCGCCAATTGCTACAATTACATCGTAATCTTTTTGAGCCTCGTTAGCTAATTGGGTTGCATGCTTCGGTGCGGAAGTTATTGAAAAAGTATGATTTACACCCTTTTCTCTTAATAAACTTCGAATTTGTTTAATTGCCTTGTAAGCACGTCCACGACCCGCAACTGGATTCAGGATAAAATGATATTTCGTTTGTTTGTTACTCATTAATATTTTTTTCTTTAATCGAATAATTTAGACGCCCCATAAAAACTTGATTAACCGGACCTTCAATTGATACGTGAGTTATTAGATTTTCAGTTGTATTAAAGTCAATAATTAAACTGTCTTTACTTCGAGTTAATACTTTTATCGGTGAATTCCAATTATAGCGCATAGCCGCCAAGATAGCAGAAGCTATCGAACCGGTTCCACACGAAAGTGTTTCGTTTTCGACACCCCTTTCGTAAGTTCTTATTTGAACCTCTCCCCTACCAGTCGTTTTAACAAAATTTACATTTGTTCCAGTTGGAAAAAATAATTCGTGGTAACGAATATATTTTCCTAATTTATTAACATTTATCGTTTCAAAATTATTGAAATCTTGTGGCATATCTTCTATAAAAAGAGCCGCGTGTGGAGCACCTGTATTCACATAATCCATTTTAAATTCATAGTTGTCAAATCTAATAAGCAAACCCATTCTAAAATCGGTTGGATTTTTCATCAAGAGACGAATTTTATTCTCTACAATTTCAGCAGAATAGATATAGTTCAAAGCTTCAAATTGCGTGGTTTGTTTTCCAGCTGCTGCCAACATATATTTTGCAATACAGCGTCCACCATTTCCGCACATTCCACCTTCAGAACCATCTGCAT is a genomic window of Bacteroidota bacterium containing:
- a CDS encoding outer membrane protein transport protein: DKIYNTKLIFEFLELPLIMLSFESQVFAEGFQINQQGAKAMGMGGAFTAQANDPSAIFFNPAGLGFQKGMKVMVGTTLIFPSTNFTSPAPYSKKTKMKSQIFYPSNFYGTYGMDNGFVLGLGVFKPFGFGTEWDKDWEGNYLAVKTDLQTVFINPTISFKVNEQLSIALGVSYVSADVKIPLAVPSDRQLDSPSITTFYRTGELEASGSGVNINFGYLLKPSDELSVGLSYRHTTKLDLKGKAKITELPTEYDGETTITLPSNISAAIAYVVIPDLTVEAGLQYVMWESYSTLDLNIKDWKNVFLFRLGGEYRYEQFAFRAGYVYDKTPQPDKSVEPMLPDANRNTFAFGVGYKLTDALNLDFAYQYVMFADRTVTSPINLFPGTYKSSSNLFGISVSHQF
- a CDS encoding outer membrane protein transport protein, which codes for MKKFINISFLFAFVVLFVTTQYLFAGGFQINEHGAKAMGMGGAFTGLASDPSAIFFNPAGLSFQKGANIMLGTTLIFPSTTFTPKGSTQDAKMKSQIFYPSNIYGTYTMDDGLAFGIGVYNPYGLGTVWDKDWVGSRIATKTELQTFFINPSVSYKFNEQLSFGIGVSYVLANVELSFRVPTFRTLLPPTPSTTDGTASLEADGNGINFNAGIIYRPFDNLMLGLAYRHSTKLELEGTAKFTDMNALQSFFPGGDGSTEITLPLNLTFGAAIDVTKELTVSTDIQFIGWSSYDSLVVKITEGPASPLGVLQKGSTSIKDWKNAFILRWGVEYRFENWSLRGGLVFDVTPQPLHKTEPMLPDGNRGEAMLGIGYNITENIMIDAAYQFIKLEQRAVVYSDINFLGTYKSDAHLFGINVGYKF
- the purL gene encoding phosphoribosylformylglycinamidine synthase subunit PurL, with the protein product MSNEKEPLVNLQLANEHGLTEDEYNRILEILGRTPTYTELGVFSVMWSEHCSYKNSIALLKTLPRSGERLLVSAGEENAGLVDIGDGLAVAFKIESHNHPSAIEPYQGAATGVGGIMRDIFTMGARPIAALNSLRFGNPTDPRVKYLIKGIVKGIGDYGNCFGVPTVGGEVYFDKCYTENPIVNAMSVGIVKHDCIMKAAAKGEGNLVMIVGSATGRDGIHGATFASQEISEESDEKRPSVQVGDPFTEKLLLEATLEAAKTGYIIGIQDMGAAGIACSTSEMSERGKSGMVIDLNKVPARETGMNAYEIMLSESQERMLVVIKEGGEKIIQEIFKKWDLQVEIIGNVDNSAILKIYMDGILKAEIPAESLVLGGGAPVYYRESIEPKYLSETKNFSFEEIPEPIDYNETLKEMLKSPNICSKKWIYQQYDSMVRTNTIPSGITDAAIIRIKATNKALALKTDGNARYVYLNPRKGAEIAVAESARNVICCGAKPIAITNCLNFGNPYNPENYWQFKEAVAGIGNACRVLETPVTGGNVSFFNESPNYSVFPTPVIGMLGLVEDLKLITSMEFKNEYDLIVLIGKNHGDISGSEYLKHIHGKTEGDAPYFDINYEKKVHTTVLEAIHEGIVESAHDVSDGGIAVTLSECCIASDLGAEIFFESAYRLDFILFGEDQMRIVITIEEGSLAKLEQIVNKNKTDYKIIGKVKGHKLIINSIIDIPVKELRQTYYNTLKEILDGE
- a CDS encoding diacylglycerol kinase family lipid kinase, yielding MSNKQTKYHFILNPVAGRGRAYKAIKQIRSLLREKGVNHTFSITSAPKHATQLANEAQKDYDVIVAIGGDGTVNEVMNGMVNSKIRFGVIPLGSGNDFARAVKMPNNLIDAIDIILNNKNILADVGKVITHRQIDDKLEIYDERYFINGIGIGFDASVAYESSKIKRLRGLPLYIFALFRALLKYQTPNFLFKLDELHLKSKYFLIAIGNGVSAGGGFYLTPGAKLDDNKFDVCYVEHVGFFKILKMFPSVLKGLHGKYKEVQFSHAQNIEVKSDENFFVHADGEIVGNNVNTVKISLIPAAIHVITG
- the dapF gene encoding diaminopimelate epimerase — its product is MNNFNKNIVVDFTKIEGAGNDFVLIDNRDRRYLFSYSDFAKIVCNRHRGVGGDGLLVIENSDISDFKMRYLNADGSEGGMCGNGGRCIAKYMLAAAGKQTTQFEALNYIYSAEIVENKIRLLMKNPTDFRMGLLIRFDNYEFKMDYVNTGAPHAALFIEDMPQDFNNFETINVNKLGKYIRYHELFFPTGTNVNFVKTTGRGEVQIRTYERGVENETLSCGTGSIASAILAAMRYNWNSPIKVLTRSKDSLIIDFNTTENLITHVSIEGPVNQVFMGRLNYSIKEKNINE